In the genome of Notamacropus eugenii isolate mMacEug1 chromosome 5, mMacEug1.pri_v2, whole genome shotgun sequence, one region contains:
- the TMEM225 gene encoding transmembrane protein 225 isoform X1: MQNQLVHRGRDSFRCETLGQRKIKEYTLPSFGVDFLLGTGRNLLRTTAPSLPLLFPLSSDIQTVSPLDPNMQYLPLFISSITLTVMILGLIQRRWVQLEGLPAWQSFFSSPWKICVYTNCTKSNPEDENKIRNLMTLSLSLSIILSFLLGMDYTNMIPGMKGRYFIFAFLNFLTAGICVFTSIILYFQELRKSFNVFYYDIKVTWITHSAYITIFLYIVGGIICLLSYRESNKSSQDLEDSPIQSLLTQSENIQIKTDAREKNGSFPEETPIENFNRTSLSSTSKLRRVTWAFQILGQL, encoded by the exons ATGCAAAATCAGCTAGTTCACAGAGGGAGGGACAGTTTTAGGTGTGAGACATTAGGtcagagaaaaatcaaagaatataCATTGCCTAGTTTTGGGGTTGATTTTTTACTTGGGACAGGTAGAAACTTGCTGAGGACCACAGCTCCATCTCTCCCcttgctctttccactgtccaGTGATATACAAACTGTATCCCCATTGGATCCCAACATGCAATACCTGCCCCTATTCATTTCCTCTATAACCCTAACAGTGATGATATTGGGATTAATCCAGAGGAGATGGGTTCAGCTAGAAGGGCTACCAGCATGGCAATCATTTTTCAGCAGCCCCTGGAAAATTTGTGTCTACACAAATTGCACCAAGAGTAACCCAGAAG ATGAGAATAAAATCCGGAACCTGAtgactttatctctctctctttccatcatcCTGTCCTTTTTGTTGGGGATGGACTACACTAATATGATTCCTGGAATGAAAGGTCGCTACTTCATCTTTGCCTTTCTCAACTTCCTGACAG CAGGTATCTGTGTGTTCACATCAATCATACTGTACTTCCAAGAACTGAGGAAAAGTTTCAACGTATTCTACTATGATATCAAAGTCACCTGGATCACTCATTCAGCTTATATAACTATCTTCTTATATATAGTTGGTG GGATCATCTGTCTTTTGAGCTACAGAGAGTCCAACAAGAGTTCCCAAGACCTTGAAGACTCTCCCATACAATCTCTATTGACACAGTCAGAGAATATTCAAATAAAAACTGATGCTAGAGAAAAGAACGGAAGTTTTCCTGAGGAAACCCCTATTGAGAACTTCAACAGAACAAGTCTGAGTTCTACAAGCAAATTACGCAGGGTAACCTGGGCCTTCCAGATTTTGGGGCAGTTATAG
- the TMEM225 gene encoding transmembrane protein 225 isoform X2 produces the protein MEGGDENKIRNLMTLSLSLSIILSFLLGMDYTNMIPGMKGRYFIFAFLNFLTAGICVFTSIILYFQELRKSFNVFYYDIKVTWITHSAYITIFLYIVGGIICLLSYRESNKSSQDLEDSPIQSLLTQSENIQIKTDAREKNGSFPEETPIENFNRTSLSSTSKLRRVTWAFQILGQL, from the exons ATGGAAGGAGGAG ATGAGAATAAAATCCGGAACCTGAtgactttatctctctctctttccatcatcCTGTCCTTTTTGTTGGGGATGGACTACACTAATATGATTCCTGGAATGAAAGGTCGCTACTTCATCTTTGCCTTTCTCAACTTCCTGACAG CAGGTATCTGTGTGTTCACATCAATCATACTGTACTTCCAAGAACTGAGGAAAAGTTTCAACGTATTCTACTATGATATCAAAGTCACCTGGATCACTCATTCAGCTTATATAACTATCTTCTTATATATAGTTGGTG GGATCATCTGTCTTTTGAGCTACAGAGAGTCCAACAAGAGTTCCCAAGACCTTGAAGACTCTCCCATACAATCTCTATTGACACAGTCAGAGAATATTCAAATAAAAACTGATGCTAGAGAAAAGAACGGAAGTTTTCCTGAGGAAACCCCTATTGAGAACTTCAACAGAACAAGTCTGAGTTCTACAAGCAAATTACGCAGGGTAACCTGGGCCTTCCAGATTTTGGGGCAGTTATAG
- the TMEM225 gene encoding transmembrane protein 225 isoform X3 produces MEGGDENKIRNLMTLSLSLSIILSFLLGMDYTNMIPGMKGRYFIFAFLNFLTGICVFTSIILYFQELRKSFNVFYYDIKVTWITHSAYITIFLYIVGGIICLLSYRESNKSSQDLEDSPIQSLLTQSENIQIKTDAREKNGSFPEETPIENFNRTSLSSTSKLRRVTWAFQILGQL; encoded by the exons ATGGAAGGAGGAG ATGAGAATAAAATCCGGAACCTGAtgactttatctctctctctttccatcatcCTGTCCTTTTTGTTGGGGATGGACTACACTAATATGATTCCTGGAATGAAAGGTCGCTACTTCATCTTTGCCTTTCTCAACTTCCTGACAG GTATCTGTGTGTTCACATCAATCATACTGTACTTCCAAGAACTGAGGAAAAGTTTCAACGTATTCTACTATGATATCAAAGTCACCTGGATCACTCATTCAGCTTATATAACTATCTTCTTATATATAGTTGGTG GGATCATCTGTCTTTTGAGCTACAGAGAGTCCAACAAGAGTTCCCAAGACCTTGAAGACTCTCCCATACAATCTCTATTGACACAGTCAGAGAATATTCAAATAAAAACTGATGCTAGAGAAAAGAACGGAAGTTTTCCTGAGGAAACCCCTATTGAGAACTTCAACAGAACAAGTCTGAGTTCTACAAGCAAATTACGCAGGGTAACCTGGGCCTTCCAGATTTTGGGGCAGTTATAG